One window of the Flavobacteriaceae bacterium YJPT1-3 genome contains the following:
- a CDS encoding biopolymer transporter ExbD, giving the protein MAKRSAPEVNAGSMADIAFLLLIFFLVTTTIETDSGISRKLPPKLDENQPPPPIIKQKNLFTVVVNRNDELLVEDKPMQLKELRQAAFEFLDNGGGTGPEACSFCRGAKDPSSSDNPDKAIISLVNNRGTSYKMYIAVQNELVAAYNELRDREFARLFPSFGMTYTEAERAYNDPRTTESVKDKLRPKLEEVKLLIPQKLSEAEPKA; this is encoded by the coding sequence ATGGCAAAGCGTTCAGCACCCGAAGTTAATGCAGGATCGATGGCAGATATTGCCTTCCTACTCCTCATCTTCTTCCTCGTAACCACAACTATTGAAACGGATAGCGGTATCAGTCGTAAACTTCCTCCAAAATTGGATGAAAATCAACCGCCACCACCCATCATTAAGCAAAAGAACTTGTTTACGGTAGTGGTGAACCGAAATGATGAACTGCTGGTAGAAGACAAGCCCATGCAACTGAAAGAGCTGCGACAGGCTGCCTTTGAGTTCCTGGACAATGGTGGAGGTACTGGACCGGAAGCTTGTTCTTTTTGTAGAGGGGCTAAAGATCCTTCTTCCTCTGATAATCCGGATAAGGCGATCATCTCGTTGGTTAATAACCGGGGTACCTCGTACAAAATGTACATCGCGGTTCAGAACGAACTGGTAGCTGCCTATAATGAGTTGCGCGATCGTGAGTTCGCTCGGTTATTCCCTTCTTTTGGAATGACCTATACTGAGGCAGAACGTGCGTACAACGATCCGAGAACGACCGAGAGCGTTAAAGACAAATTACGCCCGAAGCTGGAAGAAGTCAAATTATTGATTCCACAGAAGCTCTCCGAGGCGGAACCTAAGGCATAA
- a CDS encoding MotA/TolQ/ExbB proton channel family protein yields the protein MKRLFSILAIAAVVALGNFNATASTASNQTIPAQFTAATTNIVTAMQDEASADVEEEASFTQDLKKRFIEGGPGFMGIVLLCLILGLAIAIERIIYLNLATTNTDKLAQEVEDALKSGGVEAAKEVCRNTKGPVASIYYQGLDRMDEGVEAAEKAVVAYGGVQMGQLEKNVSWVSLFIALAPMLGFMGTVIGMIQAFDKIEAAGDMQPSLVAGGIKVALLTTVFGLIVAIILQIFYNYIVAKIDSIVNDMEDASITLIDMLVRYKK from the coding sequence ATGAAAAGATTATTCTCTATTCTGGCAATCGCTGCTGTTGTAGCTTTAGGAAACTTTAATGCTACTGCAAGTACGGCGTCTAACCAAACTATCCCTGCACAATTCACTGCAGCCACCACGAACATAGTTACGGCTATGCAAGATGAAGCTTCAGCAGATGTTGAAGAAGAAGCAAGTTTTACACAAGACTTGAAAAAACGTTTTATCGAAGGTGGCCCTGGCTTTATGGGGATCGTACTCCTTTGTTTGATTCTAGGACTCGCCATTGCCATTGAGCGAATCATCTATCTTAACCTGGCGACTACCAACACAGACAAGCTGGCTCAAGAAGTAGAAGATGCTTTGAAGAGTGGTGGTGTGGAAGCCGCTAAGGAAGTTTGCCGAAATACCAAAGGCCCTGTAGCGTCTATCTACTACCAAGGTTTAGACCGTATGGATGAAGGGGTAGAGGCCGCAGAAAAAGCAGTGGTAGCCTATGGTGGTGTACAAATGGGACAGTTGGAAAAGAATGTTTCCTGGGTGTCTCTGTTTATTGCACTGGCACCAATGCTTGGGTTCATGGGTACAGTAATTGGTATGATTCAGGCTTTCGATAAAATTGAGGCCGCTGGTGACATGCAACCTTCTTTAGTTGCGGGTGGTATTAAAGTAGCACTTTTGACTACAGTATTTGGTCTGATTGTTGCTATTATATTGCAGATCTTTTACAACTACATTGTAGCGAAAATTGACAGCATTGTAAACGATATGGAAGATGCTTCGATCACCCTTATCGACATGTTGGTACGATACAAAAAGTAA
- a CDS encoding asparaginase has product MSKRSILLIYTGGTIGMIKDYETGALRAFNFDELLQNIPELHLLDCAIETRTFEQPIDSSNMNPDYWIQLAEIIEEHYDQHHGFVVLHGSDTMSYTASALSFMLENLAKPVIFTGSQLPIGDLRTDAKENLITAVQLAAKHQRGVPCINEVCLYFEYRLYRANRTVKVSAEHFQAFASPNYPPLVTSGVHLDIAWDYLLPRPRKKLQVHKTMVPDILLIKLHPGIQEEVMRQLFAIQPVRGIILETFGAGNTTSASWFIGLLQEKVQSGVPVINVTQCNGGSVQMGNYETSVQLKKVGLISGKDITTEAALAKLMYLLGQRVSAKVFKTIFETPLRGEMS; this is encoded by the coding sequence ATGAGTAAGCGTAGTATCTTACTGATCTACACTGGGGGTACTATTGGTATGATCAAAGATTACGAGACCGGTGCTTTACGGGCCTTTAATTTTGACGAATTGCTCCAGAATATCCCTGAATTACACCTGCTGGATTGCGCGATTGAAACTCGAACTTTTGAGCAACCCATCGATTCGTCCAATATGAATCCTGATTATTGGATTCAGCTGGCAGAGATCATTGAGGAACATTACGATCAGCATCATGGATTCGTGGTACTTCACGGAAGCGATACCATGAGCTATACGGCCTCGGCGCTAAGTTTTATGCTAGAGAATCTGGCCAAGCCGGTGATCTTTACCGGTTCTCAATTGCCTATTGGTGATCTGCGTACCGATGCTAAGGAAAATTTGATCACTGCGGTTCAATTGGCTGCCAAGCATCAGCGAGGTGTGCCTTGTATCAATGAGGTCTGTCTCTATTTTGAATACCGTCTCTACCGGGCCAATCGCACGGTCAAGGTGAGCGCCGAACATTTTCAGGCCTTCGCCTCACCTAACTATCCGCCTTTAGTGACCTCCGGAGTGCACCTGGATATTGCCTGGGATTATCTTTTACCAAGGCCCCGAAAAAAACTGCAAGTACATAAAACCATGGTCCCCGATATACTGTTGATCAAACTGCATCCCGGTATTCAGGAAGAAGTGATGAGGCAATTATTTGCCATCCAACCGGTACGCGGCATCATTCTAGAGACCTTTGGAGCCGGGAATACAACCTCGGCCTCCTGGTTTATCGGGCTACTTCAAGAAAAAGTACAAAGCGGGGTGCCGGTAATTAATGTCACCCAATGCAACGGTGGAAGTGTACAAATGGGAAACTATGAAACCAGTGTTCAGCTGAAAAAGGTGGGGTTAATCTCGGGAAAAGACATTACCACCGAGGCTGCTTTGGCCAAACTCATGTATCTTTTAGGACAGCGGGTTTCGGCTAAAGTGTTCAAAACCATATTCGAAACTCCACTGCGAGGTGAGATGTCCTGA
- a CDS encoding 1-acyl-sn-glycerol-3-phosphate acyltransferase produces the protein MNAFEEIRPYHDDEVAMALEEHAKHPMFRALLHFTFPEDTPAEIQQRLEACHSIKDFQKNIIYYAVDRVIRDSMDGLYTHGFEDLDPSVPYFYISNHRDIILDTSLLNYTLSDHDLIMTASAIGDNLVHKPFLMALSRLNRNFLVRRGLSPREMLASSRTLSEYIKSTFEAGRSVWMAQREGRTKDGNDRTQQGVLKMLAMAKGDLSSLQYLKQLNMVTVSISYEFDPTDVLKVPEMVARQEDEEYVKSNNEDFNSILRGALGNKKKVCLTAESLPDEVFDSIDMQTISENDKLQLLCEAIDQHLHQNYKLWPSNYIAYDLLHDTQEFQDEYNEKDKRQFERRIARRVEADKATALQSFLLMYANPVINKKAL, from the coding sequence TTGAACGCATTTGAAGAAATTAGGCCCTACCACGATGACGAAGTGGCGATGGCACTGGAAGAGCACGCCAAACACCCCATGTTTAGGGCGCTCCTCCATTTTACTTTTCCCGAAGACACGCCTGCCGAGATCCAGCAACGTTTAGAGGCCTGTCATTCCATCAAAGACTTTCAAAAGAACATTATCTACTATGCTGTAGATCGCGTGATTCGTGATAGTATGGACGGTTTGTACACTCATGGTTTTGAAGACCTCGACCCGTCGGTGCCCTATTTCTACATTTCGAATCATCGGGATATCATCCTGGATACCTCTTTATTGAATTATACCTTAAGCGATCACGATCTGATCATGACGGCTTCGGCCATAGGGGATAATTTGGTTCATAAGCCCTTTTTGATGGCCTTGTCCCGTTTGAATCGGAATTTTTTGGTTCGTCGCGGCTTATCACCCCGGGAAATGCTTGCGAGTTCGCGAACGCTCTCTGAATACATAAAATCCACTTTCGAGGCCGGACGCTCTGTTTGGATGGCCCAGCGGGAAGGGCGAACCAAAGATGGGAATGATCGTACCCAGCAAGGGGTGCTCAAGATGCTGGCTATGGCTAAGGGAGATCTATCCAGTCTCCAATACTTGAAGCAATTGAATATGGTGACCGTGAGTATTTCCTACGAATTCGATCCTACCGATGTCTTAAAAGTGCCTGAAATGGTCGCCCGCCAGGAAGATGAAGAATATGTCAAGTCCAATAACGAGGACTTCAACAGTATTTTACGAGGCGCTTTGGGGAATAAAAAGAAAGTGTGTCTGACCGCAGAATCGCTGCCTGATGAGGTATTCGATAGCATAGATATGCAAACCATTTCTGAAAATGACAAGCTCCAATTACTGTGCGAGGCTATAGACCAACACCTCCATCAAAACTACAAGCTGTGGCCTTCCAATTACATCGCTTACGACTTGCTGCACGATACGCAAGAATTTCAGGACGAATACAACGAGAAAGACAAGCGTCAATTCGAACGTAGAATTGCGCGTCGGGTAGAGGCTGATAAGGCCACCGCTTTACAAAGCTTCCTGTTGATGTACGCCAATCCGGTAATCAATAAAAAAGCATTATGA
- a CDS encoding TatD family hydrolase, producing the protein MNWTDTHTHLYSEAFDDDRKQMIRRAQQQGVRRFFIPAIDSSYHASMYALEKDYPDAAFLMMGLHPTHVKENYKEELTLVKQELDRRPFYAVGEIGIDLYWDQSTLAIQQDAFRTQIQWAKAFNYPIVIHCRDAFDEVFEVLAQEKDDQLFGIFHCFTGTFAQAKRALDFNMKLGIGGVATFKNGKIDQFLDQIPLEHIVLETDAPYLAPSPFRGKRNESAYLIQVAEKLASIYDLPLQAIAEQTNANADAVFLR; encoded by the coding sequence ATGAATTGGACGGATACGCATACCCATTTATACAGTGAGGCTTTTGATGACGATCGAAAGCAAATGATTCGAAGAGCTCAACAGCAGGGAGTGCGTCGTTTTTTTATTCCGGCTATAGACAGCAGTTACCACGCAAGCATGTATGCGCTGGAAAAAGACTATCCCGACGCCGCCTTTTTAATGATGGGACTGCATCCCACCCATGTCAAAGAAAATTATAAGGAAGAATTAACATTGGTCAAGCAAGAATTGGATCGACGTCCTTTTTATGCCGTAGGAGAGATCGGAATCGATCTCTATTGGGATCAAAGTACGCTGGCTATTCAGCAAGATGCTTTCCGCACCCAGATCCAGTGGGCGAAAGCCTTTAATTATCCCATCGTTATTCATTGCCGTGATGCTTTTGATGAAGTTTTTGAAGTGTTGGCCCAGGAAAAGGACGATCAGCTCTTCGGGATATTTCATTGCTTTACGGGGACTTTCGCGCAAGCGAAACGCGCCTTAGACTTCAACATGAAACTGGGTATTGGAGGCGTTGCTACTTTTAAAAATGGTAAGATCGATCAATTCCTGGATCAAATCCCATTGGAACACATTGTGTTGGAAACGGATGCGCCTTACCTGGCACCCAGTCCTTTTCGTGGGAAGCGTAACGAAAGTGCTTATCTGATTCAGGTAGCCGAAAAACTGGCTTCGATCTATGACCTACCCTTACAGGCAATCGCTGAGCAGACCAACGCGAATGCTGATGCTGTTTTTCTTCGGTAA
- a CDS encoding tail fiber domain-containing protein, with protein sequence MKQVLLLSGLLFTTLLYAQVGIQTTNPQSLLDLSTLDPSNPDASDGLLIPRMSTFPSTNPTGTQHGMLVYLNTDLTDHTVDTTPRDYPAGFYYWNSSLTDWSAISADDDAWKRTGNANITPGTHFLGTTNASEIEFRVNNRSLGNLTEKGQFTLDSEGQSVFIGVNAGANDAPADASDFHQSVAIGYGAYENNTDGQNNVAVGYLALAANTTGNLNTAIGHEALRSNTTGVSNTAVGNDALEVNTTGRRNVAVGFDALEENTTGDENTAIGYDALTLNTTGGFNTALGFGALGNNTTANDNTAVGYNALTANTTGDANVAVGHDALLSNTTGRENVVMGEDGAELLTTGSGNTVVGSDAFDLGTTGNNNVILGRDAGSTLTTGSSNVVIGAYANNTGTAVIESTAVGYSSIASQNKSLAYGAYAQATGVEAIALGANTIASGEDSVAIGDDAEAHSEESIAIGNNVVVTGGSEESQALGHTTRIENNSDLVTLLGSYSTSNNVQNAVSLGHNATLQGASTNVLSVGNNNVIDGGVSNVAALGSSITINNSYTNSTGVGYQASPTQSNQIRLGNTNITNIMGQVAITTTSDKRFKKEVKKDVAGLEFITRLEPVSYVFDKVKLSQHLNEDQLPEATQERTVGFMAQDVERIANEIGFDFSGIKTPDAENDIYGLSYASFVVPLVKAVQEQQTELEILRKKVEELETLKAEFAALKALLLEE encoded by the coding sequence ATGAAACAAGTACTACTCTTGAGTGGTTTACTTTTTACAACCTTGCTCTATGCCCAAGTGGGCATTCAAACCACCAATCCACAATCTCTTTTAGACCTTTCCACCCTGGATCCCTCCAATCCGGATGCCAGTGATGGTTTGCTCATTCCGCGTATGAGTACTTTTCCAAGTACCAATCCCACGGGTACGCAACACGGAATGCTGGTCTACCTCAACACAGATCTAACTGACCATACGGTAGACACCACTCCACGTGATTATCCTGCTGGATTTTACTATTGGAATAGCTCGCTCACCGACTGGTCGGCGATCAGTGCAGATGACGATGCCTGGAAACGTACCGGCAACGCCAACATCACCCCCGGCACCCATTTTCTAGGAACCACCAATGCTTCTGAGATTGAATTTCGAGTCAATAATCGATCCCTGGGTAATCTTACAGAAAAAGGGCAGTTTACTCTGGATTCCGAAGGACAATCGGTATTTATCGGAGTTAATGCGGGAGCCAACGATGCTCCAGCGGATGCCTCTGATTTTCATCAAAGTGTGGCTATCGGATACGGCGCTTATGAAAATAATACCGATGGCCAAAATAATGTAGCTGTGGGTTACCTAGCGCTTGCGGCAAATACTACTGGAAATCTGAATACAGCTATTGGCCATGAAGCACTACGATCTAATACCACGGGTGTTTCTAATACGGCAGTTGGAAACGACGCACTAGAAGTAAATACCACAGGAAGAAGAAATGTAGCGGTAGGTTTCGACGCCTTAGAAGAAAATACGACAGGCGATGAGAACACAGCCATAGGTTACGATGCATTAACTCTCAATACTACTGGTGGTTTTAATACAGCACTTGGCTTTGGAGCTCTTGGAAACAACACCACGGCCAATGACAATACTGCAGTTGGCTATAACGCCTTAACTGCCAACACCACAGGGGATGCTAATGTGGCGGTAGGGCATGATGCTTTACTATCAAATACAACCGGCCGTGAAAACGTGGTGATGGGTGAAGATGGTGCTGAACTGCTCACCACGGGAAGCGGCAATACCGTGGTTGGATCAGATGCCTTTGATCTGGGTACTACGGGAAATAATAATGTGATCCTTGGTCGAGATGCGGGAAGTACGCTTACTACCGGCTCTTCTAATGTAGTCATTGGTGCTTATGCCAACAATACCGGAACTGCTGTAATTGAATCTACGGCGGTAGGCTACTCTTCCATTGCCTCTCAAAACAAATCATTGGCTTATGGAGCCTATGCTCAGGCTACCGGTGTAGAGGCTATCGCTTTAGGAGCCAATACCATTGCCTCGGGTGAGGACAGTGTGGCCATAGGTGATGATGCAGAAGCTCATTCTGAAGAGAGTATAGCGATTGGGAATAATGTGGTCGTAACAGGAGGTTCGGAAGAGTCTCAAGCTTTAGGACATACGACCAGAATTGAAAACAATTCAGACCTTGTTACACTCTTAGGTTCGTATTCTACGAGTAACAACGTTCAAAATGCGGTCTCATTAGGTCATAATGCGACCCTTCAAGGAGCTTCGACTAATGTTTTATCTGTGGGAAACAATAACGTCATTGATGGTGGGGTGTCTAATGTTGCTGCTTTAGGAAGTTCAATCACCATAAATAATAGCTATACCAACTCCACCGGAGTGGGTTATCAAGCCTCCCCTACGCAATCCAACCAAATCCGACTGGGAAATACGAACATCACTAACATCATGGGTCAGGTGGCCATCACCACCACTTCCGATAAACGCTTTAAGAAAGAGGTAAAGAAAGATGTTGCCGGACTGGAATTTATCACCCGATTGGAACCGGTAAGCTATGTTTTTGATAAGGTCAAACTGAGCCAACACCTCAATGAAGATCAACTTCCGGAAGCGACTCAGGAGCGAACCGTAGGTTTTATGGCACAGGATGTGGAACGCATTGCGAATGAAATCGGATTCGATTTCTCTGGGATTAAGACGCCTGACGCCGAAAACGACATCTACGGTTTATCTTACGCCTCCTTTGTAGTACCCTTAGTCAAAGCCGTCCAGGAGCAGCAAACAGAACTAGAAATCCTACGTAAAAAAGTAGAAGAACTGGAAACGCTTAAAGCCGAATTCGCTGCGCTGAAAGCCCTGTTACTGGAAGAATAA
- a CDS encoding DUF885 domain-containing protein produces the protein MKPAAFFLFLSLFFISCQDQETTPDDTRDNFDALLDAYYKEGLQLNPLNATMAGDDRFNDQFPNLLSDDYKQRLKAYYTKYQDTLSSFPDAQLSDSQQMSKAILEWDTQVNLELMTYNKDLMPIDQMWSPHLMIGQLSSGASAQPFNSTQDYRNWQNRVDEYLIWLESAEAKMRQGMEEGYVLPKSLTKKVIPQMDALTNINVEEHLFYGPIKNLPDSLSEEDKAAIKADYELMISEKVVPAYSKMRDFLQEEYLPTGRETSGYGDLPDGSDYYNFAIKYFTTTTVSADSIHQLGLSEVARIRGEMEKVKEQVGFEGDLQSFFNYVRNNKELMPYDTPEQIIEHFNAIHDRMKPQIDQLFSLQPKTAFEVRRTEAFRENSASAEYNPGSLDGTRPGIFYTPIPDASAYNIYSDESLFLHEAIPGHHYQISLTQESEVLPEFRKTLWYSAYGEGWALYSESLGKELGLYTDPYQYFGMLGAEMHRAVRLVVDTGIHSKGWTREQAIQYCLENEAESEASIISEIERYMAMPGQALSYKIGQLKIRELRSKANEALGDQFDIKEFHKEVLETGCIPLALLEEKINGWIASKQSN, from the coding sequence ATGAAACCAGCTGCTTTCTTTCTCTTCCTAAGCCTATTTTTTATTTCCTGCCAGGATCAGGAAACCACTCCAGACGATACCAGAGACAACTTTGATGCCCTGCTCGATGCTTACTATAAAGAAGGACTGCAACTCAATCCCTTAAACGCAACCATGGCGGGAGATGATCGGTTCAACGATCAATTCCCTAATCTATTGAGTGACGATTACAAGCAACGCCTAAAAGCTTATTACACCAAATATCAGGATACCTTATCCTCTTTCCCCGACGCCCAATTGAGCGATAGTCAACAAATGAGCAAGGCGATCTTGGAGTGGGATACTCAGGTCAATCTCGAACTGATGACCTACAACAAAGACCTTATGCCTATTGATCAAATGTGGTCGCCTCACCTCATGATTGGGCAACTGTCCAGCGGTGCCAGTGCACAACCGTTCAATTCCACCCAGGATTATCGCAACTGGCAAAATCGTGTGGACGAATACCTGATTTGGTTAGAGAGCGCTGAAGCCAAAATGCGTCAGGGTATGGAAGAAGGCTATGTACTGCCTAAATCCTTGACCAAAAAAGTAATCCCTCAGATGGACGCGCTGACCAACATCAACGTAGAAGAGCACTTGTTCTACGGTCCCATTAAAAATTTACCGGATAGTCTCTCGGAAGAAGACAAAGCAGCGATCAAAGCCGACTACGAGTTGATGATCTCCGAAAAAGTAGTTCCGGCTTACAGTAAAATGCGCGATTTTCTGCAGGAAGAGTACCTACCGACAGGACGCGAAACTTCGGGCTACGGCGATCTACCGGACGGATCGGATTACTACAATTTTGCCATCAAATATTTTACGACGACCACCGTGAGCGCCGATTCTATCCATCAGCTCGGACTGAGTGAAGTGGCTCGCATTCGGGGGGAAATGGAAAAAGTGAAAGAGCAGGTAGGTTTCGAAGGTGATCTTCAATCCTTCTTCAATTACGTGCGTAACAATAAAGAGTTGATGCCCTACGATACTCCGGAGCAGATTATTGAACATTTTAACGCCATCCACGATCGCATGAAACCACAGATCGATCAATTGTTCAGTTTACAACCTAAGACCGCCTTCGAGGTACGGCGAACGGAAGCCTTTAGAGAAAATTCGGCCAGCGCCGAGTACAATCCAGGGTCATTAGACGGAACCCGTCCCGGCATTTTCTATACGCCCATCCCTGATGCCTCTGCCTACAACATCTATTCGGATGAATCACTCTTTCTTCATGAAGCCATTCCAGGCCATCATTATCAAATCTCACTCACGCAGGAAAGTGAAGTACTTCCGGAGTTCAGAAAAACCTTATGGTACAGCGCTTATGGGGAAGGTTGGGCTCTGTACTCCGAATCCCTGGGTAAAGAATTGGGCTTATATACTGATCCCTATCAATACTTTGGTATGCTTGGCGCGGAAATGCATCGTGCGGTGCGCCTGGTAGTCGATACCGGTATTCATTCTAAAGGCTGGACCCGTGAGCAGGCGATCCAATATTGCCTGGAGAATGAAGCCGAAAGCGAGGCCAGCATCATCTCTGAAATCGAGCGTTATATGGCCATGCCCGGACAGGCCCTATCTTATAAAATCGGGCAGTTAAAAATTCGCGAACTGCGATCCAAGGCCAATGAAGCACTTGGCGATCAATTTGACATCAAAGAATTTCACAAAGAGGTTCTGGAAACCGGTTGTATTCCCCTCGCGCTGCTTGAGGAAAAGATCAATGGGTGGATAGCTTCTAAACAAAGTAATTAA
- the purT gene encoding formate-dependent phosphoribosylglycinamide formyltransferase, whose amino-acid sequence MQKKIVLLGSGELGKEFVIAAQRLGQTVIAVDAYPNAPAMQVADGSEVINMLDGAALDALIAKHNPDYIVPEIEAIRTERLYDYEKKGIVVVPSAKAVNYTMNRKAIRDLAAQDLGLRTADYRYAQSAEALHKAVQEIGMPCVVKPLMSSSGKGQSTIRKEEEIETAWNYAQLGSRGDVAEVIVEAFVHFDYEITLLTLTQKKGTTLFCPPIGHRQERGDYQESWQPARMEEAHLKEAQHMADQVTRALGGAGIWGVEFFVAKDGVYFSELSPRPHDTGMVTLANTQNFNEFELHLRAILGLKVAEITQERIGASAVLLANDHLEHPRFEGIEAIATAARADFRLFGKPNARPYRRMGVVVTYDSLEGDVISTTQRAKTLAEKVKIV is encoded by the coding sequence ATGCAAAAAAAGATCGTCCTGCTGGGAAGCGGTGAACTGGGAAAAGAATTTGTAATCGCTGCTCAACGCCTGGGGCAGACCGTCATCGCTGTAGATGCTTACCCCAACGCCCCGGCCATGCAGGTGGCTGATGGTTCAGAGGTGATCAATATGCTGGATGGGGCAGCCCTAGATGCCCTTATAGCAAAACACAATCCGGACTACATTGTTCCTGAAATTGAAGCCATCCGCACGGAGCGCCTCTACGACTACGAGAAAAAAGGAATCGTGGTCGTTCCCAGCGCCAAGGCCGTCAATTACACCATGAACCGCAAGGCCATCCGCGACCTGGCTGCTCAAGACTTAGGGTTAAGGACCGCCGACTATCGCTATGCCCAGTCGGCCGAAGCACTGCATAAAGCCGTTCAGGAAATAGGGATGCCTTGCGTGGTCAAACCCCTCATGTCCTCCAGCGGAAAAGGACAAAGCACCATCCGGAAAGAGGAGGAGATCGAGACCGCCTGGAATTATGCCCAATTAGGATCTCGCGGCGATGTCGCCGAGGTAATCGTGGAGGCCTTTGTACACTTTGACTACGAGATCACCCTGCTTACGCTTACCCAAAAGAAGGGCACGACTTTATTCTGTCCACCCATTGGGCATAGGCAAGAACGTGGTGATTACCAGGAAAGCTGGCAGCCAGCCCGTATGGAAGAAGCGCACCTCAAGGAAGCTCAACACATGGCCGATCAAGTGACCAGGGCCCTGGGAGGTGCGGGCATTTGGGGGGTTGAATTTTTTGTCGCCAAAGATGGGGTCTATTTTTCGGAACTTTCTCCAAGACCTCACGATACAGGAATGGTCACCTTGGCCAATACCCAAAACTTCAATGAATTTGAATTGCATCTGCGGGCCATTTTGGGTCTTAAGGTAGCAGAGATTACGCAAGAACGGATTGGCGCCAGTGCGGTGCTTTTGGCCAATGATCATCTGGAACATCCCCGTTTTGAAGGCATTGAAGCCATCGCTACTGCAGCACGTGCTGACTTTCGCCTGTTTGGCAAACCCAATGCACGACCCTATCGAAGAATGGGGGTGGTCGTTACCTATGACTCGCTTGAGGGGGATGTGATCTCCACAACACAACGCGCTAAAACATTGGCGGAAAAGGTTAAAATAGTTTGA
- a CDS encoding retropepsin-like aspartic protease, with protein sequence MASLRQFLLDKGYKRIRLHSTNTNHLEINAVLNGVHGTFILDTGASSTCIDFTAAERYHLLAEDSEVRAAGAGNSSMHTQLAQGNQLKIGQWERKDWSVVLFDLSHVNNALREHQANEVDGIIGADVLEAGKGIIDYKYKCLYLK encoded by the coding sequence GTGGCTTCACTCAGACAATTCTTACTGGATAAAGGCTATAAGCGTATCCGGCTGCACAGCACCAATACCAACCATCTGGAAATTAATGCGGTGTTGAATGGGGTACACGGCACCTTTATCTTGGATACCGGCGCCTCAAGCACCTGTATCGACTTTACCGCCGCAGAACGCTATCACCTACTCGCCGAAGACAGTGAAGTGCGTGCTGCAGGGGCAGGAAACAGCAGTATGCACACCCAATTAGCACAAGGCAATCAGCTTAAAATTGGCCAATGGGAACGGAAAGACTGGTCTGTGGTCCTCTTTGATCTTTCCCACGTCAACAATGCCCTTCGCGAACATCAAGCCAATGAAGTGGATGGGATCATTGGCGCAGATGTACTGGAAGCCGGAAAAGGGATTATTGATTATAAGTATAAATGCCTGTATTTAAAATAG